The Dreissena polymorpha isolate Duluth1 chromosome 8, UMN_Dpol_1.0, whole genome shotgun sequence genome includes the window TTCAAGACCGACATACATTATCTGAATCACATGCCATGCAGTAAGAGGGACAACATTTTAAACAGTACCGCTTGATGAGGTAGTAACCTTAGATGCAGCTAGAACACTCTTTGCCTGTGCAAGCTACATGTATTACACTTATGAATAAAGAATAGAGAGATCAATATAACTACTGTCAGCGTATGAATATATGCAGGCTACTCCTGGTGATAATGTCCTCAACAGTATGTTCAGCATTATAGAATTGATAGAGGCAGTTAATGCTAAGTTGAACTCAAAATTAAAGCAAATTATGAATGTTCCAATTTAAAAGATATTCTTTATTCTAGTACTTGGTGATTACAGGTCAAAGTCACGATTTTGTTTCGACACCATAGACATAGACATGTTTTTTTAGGTAATATAGGCCActggcccaaaatacagcatttacATGAAAATATGTCAAACACCGCTACTCCGTAAGGCTACAATAACCGAATAATAACTTCAAAATAACCTGTAGATAGCGTTTCATAGAGAAAAATACGGTTCTGTTTTTGGCATGTATAACCATATAAGTCGAGCATAGTTTATCAAATTTCTACCAAATGGTATGTCTTTAAGGAGGTAAGGATATGTTAAATACTGCCCCTTCATTATCCAGTTATAAATTAAAAAGGAGCATCCTATGGTTTCACCGCCTAAGATTGCGAGCTGTTTTTGTACATTCCGTTTTAGTTTGGATGACTGTTAAATTGATCATCTGTTCGAATGTGCATACATTAAGTActctaaataataattttaaaattaacgcACATGAATTCTAGCTGAAATTAGTATGTATGATTTATATTTCTAAAAAACTCAAATTCTCTGAATGTTTAGTGAAGGGTTGGAGGAGATTTGGGTACAGTTCTAAACTTGTGAGGAATTATTTCATCAAACAAACTGACAATATAGATTGCAATAGATGCAGGATTCACGTGAAAGCAATAAAAGCGCACCAGTTTTTCTTAAAAACACTTTCTTTAGAAAGAATGTTtctaaagaaaatatattaaaatggaaaCTCTCAAAATGGAATCACTTTAAATGGgataaacatttgtaaataaaatatctcTTAATAGAATATCTCTTAATAAGTCTATATATAATGGATTTTATCTACTGTTGAATTTCTCTTAATGGAATATCCTTAAAAGGAATATCTCTTAATTGAATATATCTTTTTGAAATCTGAAAAGAAAATTGCATAATGAGTTGCAAAACCATATGCGATATCCAAAATATGTTAAGCAACCGTATTGAACGTATATCTGATTTTTAACTGAATGCATCGGTCATTACATAAAAGAAAATCCGCGTTTTTTGTGTCGACGAATGTACACCAGAGAATGAATGTGTGGCTAAACACATAGTATAATTGTGACCCTTTTTGATATAATACGCGTGAGTATTTTATCTATACATCTCAACAATTATACGCCTTCGAATAAGAGCTAGAGCTTTATATTGCTAAACATGTTTTGCATATTGTATATAACATTCACTTTCTTATCAATGTCGCTGTATAAACATATCACGCTTTTTACTACCAGCCATACAAATCAAATAATCCAGTTGgcttatatgtatgtattatatatagAATATGGCTGAAGGTAAAAATCATTGAATGCATAATCATAAATTCAtaactttcattttaaaaagGCGAACAAAAAATACTGAGAAATGTATACATACAACAACGAGAGTTGTTACCCGAATTAGCACTTTAACAAGATAATTACGGCAAAGATGTTAGTGGTTTAGCAAACAGACAACGATGAATGTGTGAACAAAGTTCGCCTTTCTATTTAGTATGTTATAGTTTATGTCTCTGTTTATTTGAATCTCTTTAAAACTGAATGcaatgcattttatttgtttggcAGATACTTTCTACTTATACATGTTGCATTTCTTGTTATGCTCCCCAAATGGGGGTGGACGGGGTTGCATATAATAGTTTGATTTTAATGGAATTAAATTGACTGTGTGGGGCTGTGAAACTAATTTTCTCCCATAAATATTCCTTTCCTTATTGATGTCCGTCCCTCAGGCACTTGGCAGGTTTTCTGGCATTTCTGGCGTTCCAAAAGCGAAATGGTAAAAACATTCACAATTTGAAAACAATCGTTATtgtctaattattattattataaaaactttatttcaattacatcaaacaaattataaaactataatttgACTTTGTGcctacatttaaaataattataaacaggTATATTACATTTGCTATTCCCCTATCAGTGGATTTTTCGCACAAAAGCGATTCCCGACCCCTAAATTGCaaatttcccaaaatggccaagatAAGGTATATTTTTGACATCTCAGACACCTAGCTTAAATGAAACATCATATTCAGCATGCCTCAAAGGTCTTTATTTTTTCAGAGATTTATAAACTTttgataaattaaattatattctcgAATGATAATATTTCTTTCCATGTTACTACCAGTAATGAACCTCATGTGATTAAACGTCATTTCAAGCATGATTTTACtatgttaatgtgtttttttttaggaACATGAAGTTCTGCTAGTCTATATATTGTCTATATATTGCTCGAAAGTTTTATCGGACAATATTTATAactaattttcatgaagatttggcaatagTTGTGGCGTGGCCTCaagtgttcaaaagcttttttttttaatttgatattgtGACCTAGCTTTCGATATAGTGGCCCAGTTTAAATCATTTAAGAAGTCAGTAAGGAAAACATTTCACAACAAGATTTCATGACGAATTAttaataatgtggcctctagagtgttcacaaaatctttctttaatttgaccaagtgacctagtttttgacctatgTAACACAATGTCACcttggccaagatatcattgtggcaaatgttctgaccaagtttaatataatttgggcaataaatgtggcttcaagagtgttcaAAGAAAATGAACATACCAGTAACAGTAAATCTGGATGTCCTCGACTACTCGTACACATATTTTTTGCCTTTAGAAGTTGATTGAGTTTccattttaataaccaatgaAACCTTTCTTTTTCAATCTTGCATATCGTTCTTCGCATAATAGTTGATTCAGTTTCCTTTTAAATAACAGGGAAAGATATGCTTGTTTGATTACGCAATAAAGTCGATAAAGTGCTACTTACGATAACTGAGGAAACATATGTCAAATCGCTCTTCGAAAAACAGTTGTCCCATTGTGTTCTTTTTAAGATGTGCATAGACAATAAACAATGCACATGCCGATACTATCTGAAAAGTGGCACGTCTACGCGATCCAATCATCTTTAAGTCAGCATGTGATAGTAAAATAATCGAGCAATTTGTTGTCAGGTGATTGGTATACATAGTTGGTTTATGAATCAACATAACATGTGTAAATGAATGAAACATGTCGTAGGTGTTGTTATCGGAATCAGTAAggcgaaaaaataatttaaattatattctatACCTGGTTCAATATCTGGTTTTAAATTTGTATACACACATGTAATATTCTAGTATTTCTGACAATAAAAAAGACAATACCATAAATAGACATGAATTGACTGTTTCCTATAGACTTTTTTTTCGCTTAATAGTGTATGCCAAACATTTGATATGATTTTACCATGAATATGAACGTTTACCGATTGTTGAGCTCTCTTTAAGGCTTAAAAAGTAGTTTCGTCCCGCAACAAATCCGACCAACCAAAATTGTGTGTGCCGATCTTTAACTTGGTTTTGGTATTGTATGGTGAGTTTTCAATCAAATTGGCTTACAGAAATACTATTTACTAAAGTGAAAATTCAGCGTTCGATAGTTGCGTTGCATTATTCATACTCGTTGAATTAACTTTTATAGAACTGAACGTAACTTTAGAAATGTTAAATAGAGATTATGAAGATTAATTCATGTCTTATTAAAGtggaaaattgaaacaaaataataattaataaaagataAGCCGATCTGAAAATCCGATTCGTTTAGTTATCAGtgcaaaacaaataacttttcttttgttttctgtCCAATTGATAGCTGGCGTTTAAATGCAACATTCGCATCAacttattttgttttcaacaattaTGCAAAGAGGCGCCGTATTATATTTGACCAAGGCATGCTAATCAAGTGCAACACTTCAGTTTGAATGAGAGAAATCCGGACTGTTACTGCGCAATAACGCTTGTTTTTGGTATCATTAAATAGCAAGTCATTACTGTACTGGAGCGGGAGCTTGATTTACATCAAAGTATGAATCGTGTAGGTTATAAGCGTTGATATAAAATAATCACATATGAACTATCGTTTCGCAAAAAACGACTTAACCGTCATCAGTGTGTAAATAACTAAGAAATATATATTaggaataaaacattaaaataaaaaaggcacCATGTCGGGACACACCGCCAATGTCGTCTGCTTCGTCATCGTCCTGATGACGTCCCGTCAAATGACCGGACAGGCGCATGACGTGGCACAGCTGAACAAAAGATTGACGCTCATCAAAACTTCTGTTGATCGTGACATCAGCGACATACGGTTCCAGATCTTGGAACTGAAGATGATCGTTGAGCAGATACTGGTCGATCAGAGGAACGCTAGCGATGTGTCCATAATTGGAGGACCATTCATTGGCTATGGTGAGTAGTCCTACAAACACGTTAATGAAATTGCAGaagataaatataaataatagatTAAGCATATTAAACGTATTTTAATGATTTAAGTCTTGTTTGAAAGGCAATTTTCCGGTCTTATCAAATGTCTTACGACAACTTATTCACAACTTCCGATTGCATTTTAGTCGCTTTATATCATAACAGTGTATGATACATATGTTCCGTTAATAAAGAAAGATACCAACAATAATACAGAATATTAAATTAATGAAGAAACTCGACTATACTCATGTTATCATAAATGTTGGCGCAAAACAAGTTCATGCTTTTGCAAAAATACTagataatgtatcagtattgtaGTTTGAAGCTTTgtaaatttatattattgtaCCATTGTATCTTCCATCTTGAaccttttttcagaaaaaaatagtcCAGCAAGGTACACGGATATGACTTCAGTTAAATGTCatacaaatgaaatttaaaataacttattaCATTAGCAACTAGACATGTAGTCATGTCGATAATTACTTTGTATTGATACATTAGTAACGTAAGATTCAAAAGTAACGAAAGATACATATGTAACGTATACGCTACCTACGTCGAAAATTAGGGGAGCAAAATAGTTTGTGGGTACACAAATAATATTTTAGCGAAGACAATATAGAACATATTAGGAATAATTATATGAATCTTCCTATCATTCACAGTGATCTTCCGTTCCTACTAGATCAAATGAACtaattaacatatatttaagATATAGATAGATCATCATCAGAATTTAGCTAAAGTATTGCGTAATACTTAAgcttttatttctttatttctatgGAAAGGCCAGGAAATAACAGGTGTTCATCAAAACGAGATTGCAGACCTGAAAACCAAGTTAACAACCCTGGAAAACAGACTGAATACATTATCTAGTACTGTTAGCGACACAGAGGTCGACAAAAAGGAAACTGAAATGGAAAGAAACGAATTAATTGAGAACTTAAAAGCTGAACTTCTTACAAAGTTTGAAGAAACCGTAACGGTTATCATAAAAGGTTATAAGGACCTCAAGACGCATGTTAACTTGAAAGACTCTTTGGTCGATCAAATACATAACCTTTCCCAGTCGGTGAGTTCCGAACAAAACAAGCTAAGTAGGAAGATTGAACAGGCAGATGCGAAAGTCGTTAGACTGGATGGTGAAGTGAACAAGCTCAAAGTCGACGAATTAGTCGAGCAAAAGAAAAGAAACGAACTGATGCAAAACTTCAAAACTGAACTTCTTCAGTTGAACGCAGAAGTTAAAACAAAATGCGACGATAGAGTCAACGTTCTTCAAAAGAAGTTTGAGGAAACCACAGCGGTGAATATGGCAGGTTACAAGAATCTGGAGACGCACATGtccaatcaaatgaaaaatcttgACCAGACGGTGATCTCCAAACAAAACAGACTAAGTGCGAGGATTGACCAGGCAGATGCAATGATCGCAAGACTGGATGGTAGATTGAACACGCTGGATGGCTTTTCGAGAGCGATCGAAGAGCTGAAAGCAAAGACTGACAAGTGCATAGGTAAGTGGGGTTATTATTGTACTGTTAACGAACCGTCATATACTTTAATAACATGACCGTAGACATTTGACGGCACTGTACAGAATATAACCGAAAACCAAGAGAAACATAATATATCAAACAAGTatcatacacacacatacattcTTCCACATAAAAGAAACTATTTTATATTCATGCCTTATTGATCTAAAACGATTTATTTGAAATAGCTACATATGGTATTTCATTATTTCATCCGACTAAAAACTCCCGGAGGGCTCCCGTTGATTATGACACGGctactcataataataataataagtgatTTAAGTTAACAGTTCGAATAGTGCGAATAGTTCGGATTACATAATCCAGTGATAAAACAATaaactaataaaaacatatacaatatcAGGCAAATgtcatttacaataataattatgatcACAAACTAATAGCCGTACcggataaaatataaatgtttttttaatcagaTGCATGTATTGAATATTGAGAGGCCGTTATAtgtacaattttaacattttaaacattgcaatgcTTAACATGACAATTATCGGTTACCATAATATCAGTAGACAGATTCAACTACATTGTATATGTAACGAACAGAACATGTATcggatgtaaataattataacacggcacgtgccaaattttatataaacaaagaagaaaatcgtctatgggttattccGCAATATTTATATCCGGAGCTTAttcactgaaagcacgcgctgtagctaaacaaaacatgtcgataaatttaaatttaatgaatgaaagcggatctgatcgacagaacagtcGAAAGTTGAATTTTATGGGcgaaacttcacataaaatagtacacaagaaaaataagatacgttgtataaatctttagtaaaaaccgtgcttcgcactcgtgatttaatccctacgcatctaaacttccggccgtgggttattaaACAACAAACTGTTACGTAcacgtgttatttcttaaacacTATGCTAGGCCCCCAGAAATTGCTGTATTGCTTAACATAAGAGCTGCTAGATACAATTGACTGAGTTGAGAAGAACGCCCGAGGGTTATGCTGTATCTCTTTTCCGTCTTTGGGAAAAGTGGCTGACATGGTTTAAACAACCAAAGGTATAACAACAATTTATAGAACTggcaaaattacgaacaatatagaACGGTGATCGGCATTTTATTACCGTTTTGAAAtggaaaaataattaatattaaaacacagtagTGTAGATACCAAAAAAGTTCATAAATTGAGACAGAAAGGGACATAAATAAAAGAGAAACgtttcagaataagagaagttgcggtaacaagaaaaacaattgcgGGGCGGGGCCTCGTGAGCAGTATATAGTTTGTTCCTGAGATGGAGTAGGGTTAAAATCTATAACTATCTCAGATAAAAGACTgattatgtttaaaaattaatgaatttacttcgcatgatccgtctttaacaccgaaaagaagtAGTTGCAACGTTTTGGATTGGAAACTGGACAGATTGTCAAGAAATTAGGCTCTTTTTCAGTATAAATGGGGCATTAAAGAAAAAGTTATATGTATCTTCAATCCCACCGCAATGACAATATggacttaaaaaaatgttttagcaTACCAATGTTCATTTAAGCTGCTACAGTGCATTCGTTAACGCGAATGTAGAACATTAGAAGTCCGTTCCCTATCGTAGTAATGCTGgggaattcttttttatctttgttaAAAATTGCTTTGAAAGCAGAGAGGAAGGAGCCGTTCCGGtagattgttccataagtttatagttgatggtagaaAAGTTCGTGAACAAGTTGTGATTTACATTGAATGTTGCGAATATTGTTAGAATTACGAAGTGGACGGTCTTAAACTTATAATGATGTATTTTAGATGTCAGTGTTGGTTTAAACTGGTCTGTTCTTGATAGTGTGAACATATCGATGCTACACAAAGACTGAGTAAGAAAGTTAAGTTTGCAACACTTAATTAGTATTGTAAgatagcagaagtagcagtatgAGAGCAGTATACTTAATTACACGTATGATTATAACATATTATTGCGAAAACATACGCTTAACATATATTATGTATGGACAAAAGAAACATTATACCGATATTATAATAGCgcgtttatttacattataagtaacgctttgaaaaaaaaatgattctGATGAATCAATGTTATAATATGCAAGCAAtacgttttatatattttaaggatAATATGCATTTGTATCGATATTCGAACATTAACGTTTTATGTAAACACATCATTTTGTAGAGTTGTCTTTCATGGTAGCGAAACTTTATATATGCATGTCTTTATTGAATCCGACATTCTGATTGTGCAGTTTATCTCTTGAATAGTCAGTAAAAAGAATATCTAAAAATAGTCCTGTATTATCCTACCTTAAAGGAAATAAATTAGAACTACTTGATTGTATCATGTTATTGTAGTAAATTCAATACGATACTAGTATTTTAATTcgcatttatataataatagttatgataataatagtaattttaataataataataataataataattattattattattattataattaatattattatcattatttatttattccgtATTGTTGCTAACAAGCAAATCGTTTTTAAGTAGGTTTATCCTGTTTATACAAATTGGATATACAAGAACAAGTGTTACTTGTAATGCGCAATTGTTTGCTGTTATAATTCCGAATTCATTTTAGAACATCGTGACACAAAGTAAAGATAAGTTGTAACTTTTTATCATATCAAGTTCCGCCAACAGCATCGCAAGATGTATTGGATGATACAgtttattctaatattttcagATAGTTGTAAAGGTAAATATTTGGAATAATAGCTTTCAACAAAAACTTTTTTCTTCAGAAATAATTGTAATACATACGAATATTAATCACATAAGTAGCAAACTGCATCGCTTTGtcaccaattttttttaatatcaagtGATATTTTCTATTCTTTTCCAAACGTTATATACACTAATTTGGCAAGAGCTAAAGAGAAAAGACGTCTTGGTTTTCACAGAAACCTcttattgttttcaataaataaaaaaggggAACGTTTACATTCGTTACAGATGTAGCTGCCAGAAACTGTCGGGATGACTACACCTCATTCCAAGGGTCTTGTTACCATTTTGGGAACGTGCAGGGAACATACACTGAGTCGAAGGTATGATCAATATTTTCCATGGACCTTAAGAGGTAGACTATGACCGATATTTACCATTTACCTTTAGTAGAACAATAGAGGTATGGATCGTCAGAGTTATGGCAAGAATCGATATTTACCATATTCAGTTCAAAGGCGGTAAACCATGGTTATGATCGTACGCCTGTTATAATTATAGTTGTGTTGTTTCGGTTTGGTTTGAAACTGGTTACCATTTTTTATTTGACCAAGAACCATttacatattaacaatattagaaatttaaaatttaatgacTGCAAATTCAAATAGTTAATCATGTGAAAACTTATCAAACCGCATGGTAGATCTGACCCGCATTACAAATTATCGCATATTAAAATACCCAAACCTACTTAGAAGTTACAATTCAAGGTTTGACATTTGGCTATGATCCTAATATAAATCGAAAATGTCTTTGTATGTGAATAACCAACAGTAGAAATTCTTACAGTTGAATATATCCGCGAGCACAAAGTTCTAATCATAGCAACATATGCATACGCCTCCCGGGTTAAAGACTGTTCTTATAATTAAACTTGGAACTGTGTCCTAAATTTGTACTTGAATATCCGGATTGTTtagtttaattttaaagaaatcTTTACCATTCGTAAATAAGGTGATACTTGAACAATTGCACGTTTTAACATATCAGAATAGTATAAATGCAATCGTGTGTATGAATGTCTATATGTCCatcaacattttattattcatgTGATTGTGTTCCTTCAGCACTATTGTCGACAACATGGGGGTCATCTAGCAAACATAAAGACATCGTTGGAAAACTACTTCGTCAAGAATCATGTCAGACAAATGCAAAGTATTAAAATCTAGCATTATAtagtaatttgtcatgatttgcAATTTCACGAAACCAtctaatacaaaacaaaaccatagtttgaacataaacgagcaattttttataatgttttttttttcttttttgtttcataatatttatttattaacacattttaCTAGTACGTGTTTTCGCTCTAAATCACGTCCATTTAATGCATTATATATATCACTATAATGTTCCCTAATATATAATGCTATTGAACGAAATATTCAGCTCGCCATTGGTGGATAGGTCTGAACGATCAGATGGTAGAAGGACACTTCATTTGGGATGACGACAATACAGCGGCGACATTTACAGGTGCATATATGTGAATATCAATAAACATTCTCTTTGCTATCGCGATGTTAAACTTTTATAGtcgcttttatttaattgtcataaataattatattgttatgcaaAGTAAGAGCAGTATACTATCAAAGTATATTTCTTTACAGGAAAAAACTTAAAATACATTAAGACTTTAGCTAGGAGTGCATAAATAACGTAATACAAATGCACTGCTATCTAAGTCTCATTGCGGATGCAAATCTTTTCTTTGAATtgacatatttgtttttgtagtCGTTCATCTAAGCTATAAACGTATTAACACAAACAGCATACCCCAATAACAAGGGTTCTTGTTTTTCTATTTTATGACCAGACTGGGGCACCAACCAGCCTCAAGGAGGCCACGAAGACTGTGTTGCTCTCGACCATCAGGATGGCTATATGTGGGGAGATTTCCCGTGCACTATGCAGCTGTTTCCAGTCTGCAAAGCACAGTAATGCTGGCGAACCTAAACATTTGAAAATTCCTTATAAGCGTAATGTTATATGTATGAGAATCGAAAACCTGTCTCTTACATTCAtcaatacaacatgtttaagtacTTAAACTGCGGGATCTGTCTAGCACATGTAGCTTTCTATCATACTTTTATCATTGTTAACTTCAGACATTGCATCAAACTAGTCTATGTTTGCAT containing:
- the LOC127841077 gene encoding C-type lectin domain family 4 member F-like, whose product is MSGHTANVVCFVIVLMTSRQMTGQAHDVAQLNKRLTLIKTSVDRDISDIRFQILELKMIVEQILVDQRNASDVSIIGGPFIGYGQEITGVHQNEIADLKTKLTTLENRLNTLSSTVSDTEVDKKETEMERNELIENLKAELLTKFEETVTVIIKGYKDLKTHVNLKDSLVDQIHNLSQSVSSEQNKLSRKIEQADAKVVRLDGEVNKLKVDELVEQKKRNELMQNFKTELLQLNAEVKTKCDDRVNVLQKKFEETTAVNMAGYKNLETHMSNQMKNLDQTVISKQNRLSARIDQADAMIARLDGRLNTLDGFSRAIEELKAKTDKCIDVAARNCRDDYTSFQGSCYHFGNVQGTYTESKHYCRQHGGHLANIKTSLENYFVKNHVRQMQTRHWWIGLNDQMVEGHFIWDDDNTAATFTDWGTNQPQGGHEDCVALDHQDGYMWGDFPCTMQLFPVCKAQ